The region ACGCGGTCGTGGCGTGTGGCGATCTGCTGCATGAGGGCCACGGTGTCCTCGTCGTTCGAGGCGTCGGCCTGGCAGATGAGCGGCTCGCGCGCACCGGTGGCGGCAAACTCACCTCGCACCTGGTCCTCGTCAGCCGAGCCCCACCTGTGCGTCAAGACGACGTGGGCGCCGCAGCGCCCGTAGGCCAGCCCGGTCGCGAGCCCAATGCCAAGCGTCCCTCCGGTCACGAGGACAACGCGGGACGAGAGATCGAGGGTCATCCCATCCTCCCTGCCAGCGGGGGTAGCGTGATGCCGTGCATGAACGACTCGAGGGTCAGCGCCTCTTGCAGCGCGCGGCGTCGGGGAAGCGTGAGCGTACGCTTGAGCAACACGATGGCCTCGCGGGGCTGGGCCGCGATGCGCAACGCCAAGTCGAGCGCCTTCGCCGGGACCTCGGTCCTCGGCACGACGGCATTGACGCCTCCGCGGAGCTCGCTCCCCCGACGGAACTCTCCGGTGTAGAGCAGTTCGTGGGCGATGGCTGGGCCGAGCACGTGCTCCGCAAGACGCGTCGTGCCCATACCCGGCGTGAAGCCGAGCGACATGAAGTTGAGCCCGTAGCGGCTCTCCTCCGCAAGGACCAGGAGATCGCACGCCAGCGCCAGGGCGAAGCCCCCTCCGATGGCGGCGCCCTCGCACGCCGCGATCACGGGGACCGGCAGGTCGAGGAGCACGCGCGTCAGTCCGAGCTCGGTCGGCGCGATCTCACCGCGGACGAGCGCGCCAAGGAGCGCTGGAGATGCTCCCGAGCAAAAGACCTCGGGCAGACCGGAGAGGACGATGACCTTCCCGAGGGAGGCCGCCTCGAGGGCCGCGAGAAGGGCGGAGACGAAAGGAGGCGAGAGCGCGTTCGGCCCGTCCGGATCGATCATCTCGACCCAGGCAATGCCCTCCGGCTCGCTGCGGAGGCGAACTCGACCAGGGTCCTGGGCAGCAGACGCGAGGCTCATGTCAGCACCCACGGGGTCTCGCCCGCCTCGAAGCGCGCGCGTCGCTCCTCTGCCGCGGGTGAGGCGCGTAGCGCCGCCGTGAGCCGACAGCCCGCGAGGATCTCGGCCTCCATCGTCGCCGGGAGGCTCTTCAGGTGGCTTCGAGCCGACGCGTCGGTGCGCGAGAGCGTCCGTCGGAGCGCGGTCGGGTCGCAGGAGCTGGCGACCACGTCCACCAGGCCGAGGCGGGCGGCCTCGCTCGCGCCGATCGACTCGCCGGTCAGCGCCAGCCGGCGGAGCGGTTGCGGGAGCACGCGTTCTCGCAGGAAAGGCCAAACGATGGCGGGCGTGAGGCCAAAGACCAGCTCAGGCAGACCGAACCGGGCGTCGGGATGGGCGAGAACGAGGTCGCAGGCGGCGGCCAGACCGACCCCTCCTCCGAGGGTCTCGCCCTCGACGAAGGCCACCGTCGGCGACGGGCGTCCCCGCAAGTCGAGGAGCATCCGGGCGAGTGGCTCGAGGTCCGCGGCGGCGCTCGGGCCCGGGTCTAGGCCTCGGCAGAAGACGGACCCCTCTCCCCGAAGCAGCAGGGCCTCGTCCGAGGCGATCGCCTCGCGCAGCGTCACGGTCGACCCGACGCTCAGCGTTGCGGGAACCTGGACCTCGACGAGCCGCATCCTCAGCTCCACTCGTACTGGCGGACCCAGTCCGTCGCGCCCGCGAACACGAGCTGCTTGCGTCCCCGCACCCGCTCCTCGTACAGCCCGCCGAGGATGTCGGTGCGCACGCGGTAGTCGGCGCAATCGATCCAGGCCGTGCGCTCGTGCTCCGCCGCGTCGTATTCGGCGACGGAGAGAGGTTGGCGGGACGCGAGGAGGTCTTCGAGGCCCGCCGCCCGCGCTTCGTCGACCACGCCCTCCCCGAGCACGCCGCTGTAGAACTCGGCGCAGGAGCCCGAGCCGTAGGAGTAGATCCCGACCCGGTCGCCGGGACGCGCGCGCCCCGACGCGGCGAGGCCGAGGAGCGAGATGAACACGCTTCCGGCGTAGGTCGAGCCGATCCGCCGACCGAACTGGAGCGTCGGCTCGACGCGCGTGGCGAAGTCCGCGGAGGCCGCGGCCGGATCGGGCTCGCCCACGGCCCGGAGCAGCGCGCGATGGGCGCGCAGGGTGATCCCCCCGAAGGGGGCGTGGTAGACGAGGTGGGGCATCCACCGGTCGAGCGCCGCACGGCTATCGAGAGTCACACCACGCCGCCGTTCGACGGCGGCACGATACCGTTCGAAGGCCTGGTCGAGGCCTTCCAGGTAAGAGAGTAGACTCGTCTCGCTGTGAC is a window of Deltaproteobacteria bacterium DNA encoding:
- a CDS encoding enoyl-CoA hydratase/isomerase family protein codes for the protein MSLASAAQDPGRVRLRSEPEGIAWVEMIDPDGPNALSPPFVSALLAALEAASLGKVIVLSGLPEVFCSGASPALLGALVRGEIAPTELGLTRVLLDLPVPVIAACEGAAIGGGFALALACDLLVLAEESRYGLNFMSLGFTPGMGTTRLAEHVLGPAIAHELLYTGEFRRGSELRGGVNAVVPRTEVPAKALDLALRIAAQPREAIVLLKRTLTLPRRRALQEALTLESFMHGITLPPLAGRMG
- a CDS encoding hydroxymethylglutaryl-CoA synthase family protein, whose translation is MSIGIEKLRCYPGRLSLDIRALVEARGGRVEELCGQMMLTARTVSPPWEDVVTMGVEAGLRVLGPDDRARVRLLLVASESGLDYEKAIATWLHRYLRLPDEVRLAELKVACYAGTSALELAAGWLSQWPEEDAAALVVTTDQSRNHHGEVPEFIMGGGATAMLVSRRPRFLALEPGLSGVHSQELSDIFRPTSRVETGHSETSLLSYLEGLDQAFERYRAAVERRRGVTLDSRAALDRWMPHLVYHAPFGGITLRAHRALLRAVGEPDPAAASADFATRVEPTLQFGRRIGSTYAGSVFISLLGLAASGRARPGDRVGIYSYGSGSCAEFYSGVLGEGVVDEARAAGLEDLLASRQPLSVAEYDAAEHERTAWIDCADYRVRTDILGGLYEERVRGRKQLVFAGATDWVRQYEWS
- a CDS encoding enoyl-CoA hydratase/isomerase family protein, with the protein product MRLVEVQVPATLSVGSTVTLREAIASDEALLLRGEGSVFCRGLDPGPSAAADLEPLARMLLDLRGRPSPTVAFVEGETLGGGVGLAAACDLVLAHPDARFGLPELVFGLTPAIVWPFLRERVLPQPLRRLALTGESIGASEAARLGLVDVVASSCDPTALRRTLSRTDASARSHLKSLPATMEAEILAGCRLTAALRASPAAEERRARFEAGETPWVLT